A window from Acropora muricata isolate sample 2 unplaced genomic scaffold, ASM3666990v1 scaffold_757, whole genome shotgun sequence encodes these proteins:
- the LOC136908275 gene encoding uncharacterized protein encodes MATARIRNNDWQEDERLIEALTRYVKENLRRNEVLDFVSRDFSDYAWSLRTQDRRLQYFGIKYTDRTVQVDEVEDAVEEEMEGPGKLLGYHALHKKLRQVHDLNVPRDLVYAVMYDVDPDALAERAPQYKKKKAKGNFISRGPNWVHSLDGHDKLMGYQNSTFPIAVYGCMDTCSRKMLWAKVWVSNSNPDLIGRFYLEYLYKSRTIASKLRLDKGSETGVMATMHAFLRQHHGDVDPLETVLYGPSTSNQIERWWKELPEKLEKFFKFPLNELQEQGRYDPDDETHRLLLAYVMIPTVQREVDTFILVIWNTHRIRAQKEIFLPDGVPDHIYSFPEKYGLEECGWNVTEDQLEGVAELSGVLADNEDYLPPDLRAKCEQVIADPLELDVADFANAFRFLKENVDLYA; translated from the exons atggcgACTGCTCGCATTCGGAACAACGATTGGCAGGAGGACGAGAGGTTAATTGAGGCTTTAACTCGTTATGTTAAGGAAAACCTTCGTCGAAATGAAGTTTTAGACTTTGTGTCGAGGGATTTCAGTGACTATGCGTGGAGCTTGAGGACGCAAGACAGAAGACTTCAGTACTTCGGAATAAAGTACACCGATCGTACTGTTCAGGTCGACGAGGTCGAGGACGCAGTGGAGGAAGAAATGGAAGGGCCGGGAAAACTTCTTGGATACCATGCGTTGCACAAGAAACTCAGACAAGTCCACGACCTCAATGTTCCGCGAGATCTTGTGTATGCAGTAATGTACGATGTAGATCCAGATGCACTCGCTGAAAGGGCTCCTCAATATAAAAAGAAGAAGGCCAAAGGCAACTTCATATCACGAGGCCCAAACTGGGTTCATTCTCTTGATGGCCACGACAAGTTAATGGGCTATCAAAACAGCACTTTCCCTATCGCTGTTTATGGCTGCATGGACACTTGCAGCCGAAAAATGCTTTGGGCAAAGGTTTGGGTTAGCAATAGCAATCCAGATTTAATTGGTCGATTTTACCTCGAGTACTTGTACAAATCAAGAACGATAGCAAGCAAGCTACGGCTGGATAAAGGATCAGAAACAGGAGTGATGGCTACCATGCACGCATTTCTACGACAGCATCATGGTGACGTGGACCCACTAGAGACAGTCTTGTATGGGCCATCAACTTCCAATCAA ATTGAACGATGGTGGAAAGAGCTGCCTGAGAAGCttgaaaagtttttcaagtttcCTTTGAATGAACTTCAAGAACAAGGGCGTTATGATCCTGATGATGAAACCCACAG ACTGCTTCTAGCATATGTGATGATCCCGACAGTTCAAAGAGAAGTAGATACATTCATACTTGTCATATGGAATACCCATAGGATCCGAGCACAGAAAGAAATCTTTTTGCCAGATGGAGTTCCGGATCATATATACAGTTTTCCAGAGAAATATGGACTGGAAGAATGTG GATGGAATGTCACAGAGGACCAGCTTGAAGGGGTTGCTGAGCTTTCAGGAGTATTAGCAGACAATGAGGATTATTTACCACCTGACTTAAGAGCAAAGTGCGAACAAGTGATAGCTGATCCACTGGAGCTGGATGTTGCTGATTTTGCCAATGCATTTAGGTTCCTCAAGGAGAATGTAGATTTATATGCATAG
- the LOC136908295 gene encoding uncharacterized protein has protein sequence MCTRPHALQLSVQYDDALCLQNSDPGIQISYRTSGRVFNLHRLRAKTKITLALICELLYADDYAIVAHSDLDLQQLADSLSIATKRFGLTISIKKTEVLFQPARGSTASTPKIKIDGKILNCVDSITYLGSSLSSSNSLDKEISTSIAKANASYDFYDWTSWGSCSRSCGGGNQERQRIGTWILESRPCNKYNCPIDGGWSDWSKWTNCTKNVNGIQMRTRQCVNPKPQFGGKLCTGLNATAIRGCTTKSRCRQDFSVRLLTIKGVPSNGSLQILTNGTWKDLCITNWNEAERNLVCQALGYNGSSLGVCSNSGTNSSGNTTHSCEQLTQDCEEKISREIKCSVPVRLAGLHSINYAGRVEVFYQGKWGKICRNKWDINDVKVVCKQLGFQSVVAEFIGMDTKDENISVVMSNVACTGQESVLASCKRFDGKHNCVENKGAQAFCEPKNRTVLEKRHHVFNIGSTVTVKCSKVETKNISWHNGSTGVKIKSRGRIELNGLSLKITNFQLDDAGTYECRGESDTRFHTIYANGKLSLCAFCSSPQHYFHHHHYNAIFFLILNFVFLIF, from the exons ATGTGTACTCGCCCCCACGCTCTTCAGCTTTCTGTTCAGTATGATGATGCTCTCTGCCTTCAGAACTCAGACCCCGGCATTCAGATCTCATACCGAACAAGTGGTCGTGTCTTCAACCTGCACCGTCTGCGTGCAAAGACAAAAATCACACTGGCTCTTATTTGTGAGTTGTTGTATGCCGATGACTACGCTATTGTCGCCCATAGTGACCTTGATCTACAACAACTGGCGGACTCCCTCTCAATTGCCACCAAGAGGTTTGGGCTGACGATCAGTATCAAGAAAACAGAGGTGTTGTTTCAACCTGCAAGAGGATCCACAGCTAGTACACCTAAGATCAAGATTGACGGCAAGATCCTGAACTGTGTTGATTCCATCACATACCTTGGAAGCAGCCTGTCGTCCTCCAACTCTCTTGACAAGGAAATATCTACTAGTATTGCAAAGGCAAATGCCTCCTATG ATTTTTACGACTGGACTTCTTGGGGAAGCTGTTCCAGGAGTTGCGGAGGAGGAAACCAAGAACGTCAAAGGATTGGGACTTGGATATTAGAGAGTCGACCCTGCAATAAATACAACTGTCCAA TTGATGGTGGTTGGAGTGATTGGAGCAAGTGGACCAATTGTACAAAGAATGTCAATGGCATACAAATGAGGACCAGACAATGTGTCAATCCAAAGCCTCAATTTGGTGGAAAACTGTGCACTGGTCTCAATGCAACAGCCATAAGGGGATGCACAACCAAATCCAGATGCCGTCAAG attTTTCTGTTCGTCTTCTCACAATAAAAGGTGTTCCGTCTAATGGATCATTGCAAATTTTGACCAATGGCACATGGAAAGACCTTTGCATTACGAATTGGAATGAGGCTGAAAGAAATTTAGTTTGCCAAGCACtgggatacaatggatccagCCTTGGAGTCTGTTCGAATAGCGGAACAAATAGCTCTGGAAACACCACTCACAGTTGTGAACAGCTTACACAAGACTGTGAAGAAAAGATAAGCAGGGAAATTAAGTGCTCAG TTCCGGTACGCCTAGCTGGGCTACACAGCATTAACTATGCTGGACGAGTTGAAGTGTTTTATCAGGGAAAGTGGGGCAAAATCTGCCGCAATAAATGGGATATCAATGatgtcaaagttgtttgcaaacaGCTTGGCTTTCAATCTGTCGTGGCTGAATTCATTGGGATGGATACCAAAGATGAGAACATTTCCGTTGTGATGTCAAATGTCGCCTGTACTGGGCAGGAATCAGTTTTGGCTTCTTGTAAGCGTTTTGATGGCAAGCATAACTGTGTGGAAAACAAAGGAGCTCAAGCATTTTGTGAACCTA AAAACAGAACAGTGCTGGAAAAGAGACATCATGTGTTTAACATTGGAAGTACTGTAACGGTGAAATGTTCGAAGGTAGAAACTAAGAATATCTCATGGCATAATGGTAGTACTGGTGTTAAAATCAAGTCAAGAGGTAGGATAGAGTTGAATggcctctccttgaaaataacaaactTTCAGCTGGATGATGCAGGAACATATGAGTGTCGAGGAGAATCAGACACTCGGTTCCACACCATTTATGCCAATGGTAAGCTTTCTCTATGCGCCTTTTGTTCGTCACCACAGCATTATTTTCATCACCACCACTATAATGCAATCTTTtttttgatattaaattttgtttttctgatattttaa